A single Drosophila ananassae strain 14024-0371.13 chromosome 3L, ASM1763931v2, whole genome shotgun sequence DNA region contains:
- the LOC6496605 gene encoding trifunctional nucleotide phosphoesterase protein YfkN isoform X1 yields the protein MRLSRVRSFPGIFVCRMSNAGIDGGGGGGGGGTGAGVPPTTPPPTGHGSTRRLSHLSGSTRSGGAAAMGNVVGWLKQASIEVRDAGTRTLSMLQSSNPNFRSLDLSLGTPTSLTPTSTDAPVTTASATASLSGSTLQFGPDEVEDSKGSQSLTPLDARELLTRPTRAYASVSQPQSPRHRGSGSGSLSGIGLRGATHGLTGRSTSISSQLEKTKKLLKMTEGEDKPLTILHYNDVYNIESMAETEPVGGAARFATAIKSYAHLNPLVLFSGDAFSPSMLSTFTQGEQMIPVLNSVGTHCAVFGNHDFDHGLDVLVKLIKQTEFPWLMSNVVDNETGRPLGGGKISHFILHNQISIGLIGLVEREWLETLPTIDPNEVTYIDYVEAGNRLARELRNEGCDLIIALTHMRTPNDINLAKKCIGIDIILGGHDHVREVTEINGKMIVKSGTDFQQFSVITMERDPANREKFTTDVKCVDVTAKIPEDPELKQELSKYAKFIESKLSDVMGVFSVELDGRFSRVRTQETNLGNWVCDVVLAAVGADVVILNGGTFRSDRVHPVGAFTMGDLVNVIPMRDPLILLEVSGRVLWQALENGVSAYPKLEGRFPQVAGISFAFNPQAEPGKRIDPQLIQVGDEYLNLDQTYKLCVKSYIFMGCDGYTMFKDATVLMDDDACPELGITLQNHFKAINSRKCGQNTKHRQSLVTLSRRHSLVQCLDSMDLDGPSPIRKLSVGHHNKSMDLTHGNSQKMLRRASLDDLEQSTCELAPQLEHRIIMIQNEEHHRQLLFKKETHIMNSTITEAEDDYKKVGQLDCRAAGSDVERKI from the exons atgcgtCTAAGTCGGGTTCGCAGTTTCCCAGGCATTTT CGTCTGTAGGATGAGCAATGCAGGAATCGACgggggaggaggaggcggcggAGGAGGAACAGGAGCCGGAGTACCGCCCACAACGCCACCGCCCACTGGTCATGGATCCACTCGCCGACTGAGCCACCTGTCCGGCAGCACTCGATCGGGAGGAGCCGCCGCCATGGGCAACGTGGTGGGCTGGCTGAAGCAG GCTTCCATCGAAGTGCGTGACGCAGGCACCAGGACTCTGTCGATGCTGCAGAGCAGCAACCCGAACTTCCGGTCTCTGGACTTGTCCCTGGGCACGCCCACTTCCCTAACACCCACCTCGACCGACGCTCCCGTGACTACGGCTAGTGCCACCGCTTCCCTAAGCGGATCCACGCTGCAATTCGGTCCGGACGAAGTCGAGGACTCCAAGGGCAGTCAGTCTCTGACCCCACTGGACGCCCGTGAACTCCTGACCCGGCCAACGCGAGCATACGCCTCCGTGAGCCAGCCACAGAGTCCGCGGCATCGCGGTTCCGGTTCTGGTTCCCTCTCCGGTATCGGTTTGCGAGGCGCCACACACGGCCTGACCGGACGCTCCACATCGATATCCTCGCAGCTGGAGAAGACCAAGAAGCTGCTGAAAATGACCGAGGGCGAGGACAAGCCGCTGACCATTCTGCACTATAACGATGTCTACAACATTGAGTCCATGGCGGAGACGGAGCCCGTGGGCGGAGCGGCAAGGTTCGCCACCGCCATCAAGAGCTACGCCCACCTGAATCCCCTGGTGCTCTTCAGCGGGGACGCCTTCTCGCCCAGCATGT TGAGCACCTTCACCCAAGGCGAACAGATGATCCCAGTCCTTAACTCGGTGGGCACACACTGCGCCGTCTTTGGTAACCACGACTTTG ATCATGGCCTGGATGTTCTCGTTAAACTCATCAAACAGACAGAGTTCCCCTGGCTCATGTCCAACGTGGTGGACAACGAAACTGGCCGTCCTCTCGGTGGCGGCAAAATCTCCCACTTCATTCTCCACAACCAGATCTCCATCGGCCTGATCGGACTGGTGGAGCGGGAGTGGCTGGAAACTTTGCCCACCATCGACCCCAACGAGGTGACCTACATCGACTACGTGGAAGCGGGCAATCGGCTGGCCCGAGAGCTAAGGAACGAGGGCTGCGACCTGATCATAGCCCTGACCCACATGCGCACTCCCAACGACATAAATCTGGCCAAGAAGTGCATCGGCATCGACATCATCCTTGGAGGGCACGACCATGTCCGGGAGGTTACCGAGATCAATGGTAAGATGATCGTTAAGTCGGGCACGGACTTCCAACAGTTCTCTGTGATCACCATGGAAAGGGACCCCGCCAACCGGGAGAAGTTCACCACGGATGTCAAGTGCGTGGATGTGACGGCCAAAATCCCCGAAGATCCGGAGCTCAAACAGGAGCTATCCAAATATGCCA AGTTCATCGAAAGTAAGCTGTCGGACGTGATGGGGGTCTTCAGCGTGGAGCTGGACGGACGCTTCTCGCGGGTTCGCACCCAGGAAACGAATCTGGGCAACTGGGTGTGCGACGTGGTGCTGGCTGCTGTTGGCGCCGATGTGGTCATCCTGAATGGCGGTACCTTCCGATCGGATCGCGTTCATCCAGTGGGCGCTTTCACCATGGGCGATCTGGTCAATGTTATTCCCATGCGGGATCCGTTGATCCTGCTTGAGGTGAGCGGCCGAGTCCTGTGGCAGGCGCTGGAGAATGGCGTCTCGGCATATCCCAAACTGGAGGGCCGCTTCCCCCAGGTGGCTGGCATCAGCTTCGCATTCAATCCGCAGGCGGAGCCCGGAAAGCGCATAGATCCGCAGCTGATCCAGGTGGGCGACGAGTACCTCAACCTGGACCAGACCTACAAGTTGTGCGTGAAGAGCTACATCTTCATGGGCTGCGATGGCTACACCATGTTCAAGGATGCCACAGTGCTG ATGGATGACGATGCCTGTCCTGAACTGGGCATCACCCTGCAGAACCACTTCAAGGCCATTAACTCCCGGAAGTGCGGCCAGAACACCAAGCATCGTCAGTCCTTGGTGACCCTGTCCAGGAGGCACAGTCTGGTGCAGTGCCTGGACAGTATGGACCTGGATGGACCGTCGCCCATACGCAAGCTGTCGGTGGGTCATCACAACAAGTCCATGGATCTGACGCATGGCAACTCCCAGAAG ATGCTTCGTCGAGCCTCCCTGGACGACCTGGAGCAGTCCACCTGCGAGTTGGCGCCCCAACTGGAGCACCGCATCATAATGATCCAAAACGAAGAG CATCATCGCCAGTTGCTGTTCAAGAAGGAGACGCACATCATGAACTCCACGATCACCGAGGCGGAGGACGA TTACAAGAAAGTAGGACAACTTGATTGTAGGGCGGCAGGGTCCGATGTGGAGAGGAAGATCTGA
- the LOC6496605 gene encoding trifunctional nucleotide phosphoesterase protein YfkN isoform X2, with protein sequence MSNAGIDGGGGGGGGGTGAGVPPTTPPPTGHGSTRRLSHLSGSTRSGGAAAMGNVVGWLKQASIEVRDAGTRTLSMLQSSNPNFRSLDLSLGTPTSLTPTSTDAPVTTASATASLSGSTLQFGPDEVEDSKGSQSLTPLDARELLTRPTRAYASVSQPQSPRHRGSGSGSLSGIGLRGATHGLTGRSTSISSQLEKTKKLLKMTEGEDKPLTILHYNDVYNIESMAETEPVGGAARFATAIKSYAHLNPLVLFSGDAFSPSMLSTFTQGEQMIPVLNSVGTHCAVFGNHDFDHGLDVLVKLIKQTEFPWLMSNVVDNETGRPLGGGKISHFILHNQISIGLIGLVEREWLETLPTIDPNEVTYIDYVEAGNRLARELRNEGCDLIIALTHMRTPNDINLAKKCIGIDIILGGHDHVREVTEINGKMIVKSGTDFQQFSVITMERDPANREKFTTDVKCVDVTAKIPEDPELKQELSKYAKFIESKLSDVMGVFSVELDGRFSRVRTQETNLGNWVCDVVLAAVGADVVILNGGTFRSDRVHPVGAFTMGDLVNVIPMRDPLILLEVSGRVLWQALENGVSAYPKLEGRFPQVAGISFAFNPQAEPGKRIDPQLIQVGDEYLNLDQTYKLCVKSYIFMGCDGYTMFKDATVLMDDDACPELGITLQNHFKAINSRKCGQNTKHRQSLVTLSRRHSLVQCLDSMDLDGPSPIRKLSVGHHNKSMDLTHGNSQKMLRRASLDDLEQSTCELAPQLEHRIIMIQNEEHHRQLLFKKETHIMNSTITEAEDDYKKVGQLDCRAAGSDVERKI encoded by the exons ATGAGCAATGCAGGAATCGACgggggaggaggaggcggcggAGGAGGAACAGGAGCCGGAGTACCGCCCACAACGCCACCGCCCACTGGTCATGGATCCACTCGCCGACTGAGCCACCTGTCCGGCAGCACTCGATCGGGAGGAGCCGCCGCCATGGGCAACGTGGTGGGCTGGCTGAAGCAG GCTTCCATCGAAGTGCGTGACGCAGGCACCAGGACTCTGTCGATGCTGCAGAGCAGCAACCCGAACTTCCGGTCTCTGGACTTGTCCCTGGGCACGCCCACTTCCCTAACACCCACCTCGACCGACGCTCCCGTGACTACGGCTAGTGCCACCGCTTCCCTAAGCGGATCCACGCTGCAATTCGGTCCGGACGAAGTCGAGGACTCCAAGGGCAGTCAGTCTCTGACCCCACTGGACGCCCGTGAACTCCTGACCCGGCCAACGCGAGCATACGCCTCCGTGAGCCAGCCACAGAGTCCGCGGCATCGCGGTTCCGGTTCTGGTTCCCTCTCCGGTATCGGTTTGCGAGGCGCCACACACGGCCTGACCGGACGCTCCACATCGATATCCTCGCAGCTGGAGAAGACCAAGAAGCTGCTGAAAATGACCGAGGGCGAGGACAAGCCGCTGACCATTCTGCACTATAACGATGTCTACAACATTGAGTCCATGGCGGAGACGGAGCCCGTGGGCGGAGCGGCAAGGTTCGCCACCGCCATCAAGAGCTACGCCCACCTGAATCCCCTGGTGCTCTTCAGCGGGGACGCCTTCTCGCCCAGCATGT TGAGCACCTTCACCCAAGGCGAACAGATGATCCCAGTCCTTAACTCGGTGGGCACACACTGCGCCGTCTTTGGTAACCACGACTTTG ATCATGGCCTGGATGTTCTCGTTAAACTCATCAAACAGACAGAGTTCCCCTGGCTCATGTCCAACGTGGTGGACAACGAAACTGGCCGTCCTCTCGGTGGCGGCAAAATCTCCCACTTCATTCTCCACAACCAGATCTCCATCGGCCTGATCGGACTGGTGGAGCGGGAGTGGCTGGAAACTTTGCCCACCATCGACCCCAACGAGGTGACCTACATCGACTACGTGGAAGCGGGCAATCGGCTGGCCCGAGAGCTAAGGAACGAGGGCTGCGACCTGATCATAGCCCTGACCCACATGCGCACTCCCAACGACATAAATCTGGCCAAGAAGTGCATCGGCATCGACATCATCCTTGGAGGGCACGACCATGTCCGGGAGGTTACCGAGATCAATGGTAAGATGATCGTTAAGTCGGGCACGGACTTCCAACAGTTCTCTGTGATCACCATGGAAAGGGACCCCGCCAACCGGGAGAAGTTCACCACGGATGTCAAGTGCGTGGATGTGACGGCCAAAATCCCCGAAGATCCGGAGCTCAAACAGGAGCTATCCAAATATGCCA AGTTCATCGAAAGTAAGCTGTCGGACGTGATGGGGGTCTTCAGCGTGGAGCTGGACGGACGCTTCTCGCGGGTTCGCACCCAGGAAACGAATCTGGGCAACTGGGTGTGCGACGTGGTGCTGGCTGCTGTTGGCGCCGATGTGGTCATCCTGAATGGCGGTACCTTCCGATCGGATCGCGTTCATCCAGTGGGCGCTTTCACCATGGGCGATCTGGTCAATGTTATTCCCATGCGGGATCCGTTGATCCTGCTTGAGGTGAGCGGCCGAGTCCTGTGGCAGGCGCTGGAGAATGGCGTCTCGGCATATCCCAAACTGGAGGGCCGCTTCCCCCAGGTGGCTGGCATCAGCTTCGCATTCAATCCGCAGGCGGAGCCCGGAAAGCGCATAGATCCGCAGCTGATCCAGGTGGGCGACGAGTACCTCAACCTGGACCAGACCTACAAGTTGTGCGTGAAGAGCTACATCTTCATGGGCTGCGATGGCTACACCATGTTCAAGGATGCCACAGTGCTG ATGGATGACGATGCCTGTCCTGAACTGGGCATCACCCTGCAGAACCACTTCAAGGCCATTAACTCCCGGAAGTGCGGCCAGAACACCAAGCATCGTCAGTCCTTGGTGACCCTGTCCAGGAGGCACAGTCTGGTGCAGTGCCTGGACAGTATGGACCTGGATGGACCGTCGCCCATACGCAAGCTGTCGGTGGGTCATCACAACAAGTCCATGGATCTGACGCATGGCAACTCCCAGAAG ATGCTTCGTCGAGCCTCCCTGGACGACCTGGAGCAGTCCACCTGCGAGTTGGCGCCCCAACTGGAGCACCGCATCATAATGATCCAAAACGAAGAG CATCATCGCCAGTTGCTGTTCAAGAAGGAGACGCACATCATGAACTCCACGATCACCGAGGCGGAGGACGA TTACAAGAAAGTAGGACAACTTGATTGTAGGGCGGCAGGGTCCGATGTGGAGAGGAAGATCTGA
- the LOC6496605 gene encoding trifunctional nucleotide phosphoesterase protein YfkN isoform X3, with translation MLQSSNPNFRSLDLSLGTPTSLTPTSTDAPVTTASATASLSGSTLQFGPDEVEDSKGSQSLTPLDARELLTRPTRAYASVSQPQSPRHRGSGSGSLSGIGLRGATHGLTGRSTSISSQLEKTKKLLKMTEGEDKPLTILHYNDVYNIESMAETEPVGGAARFATAIKSYAHLNPLVLFSGDAFSPSMLSTFTQGEQMIPVLNSVGTHCAVFGNHDFDHGLDVLVKLIKQTEFPWLMSNVVDNETGRPLGGGKISHFILHNQISIGLIGLVEREWLETLPTIDPNEVTYIDYVEAGNRLARELRNEGCDLIIALTHMRTPNDINLAKKCIGIDIILGGHDHVREVTEINGKMIVKSGTDFQQFSVITMERDPANREKFTTDVKCVDVTAKIPEDPELKQELSKYAKFIESKLSDVMGVFSVELDGRFSRVRTQETNLGNWVCDVVLAAVGADVVILNGGTFRSDRVHPVGAFTMGDLVNVIPMRDPLILLEVSGRVLWQALENGVSAYPKLEGRFPQVAGISFAFNPQAEPGKRIDPQLIQVGDEYLNLDQTYKLCVKSYIFMGCDGYTMFKDATVLMDDDACPELGITLQNHFKAINSRKCGQNTKHRQSLVTLSRRHSLVQCLDSMDLDGPSPIRKLSVGHHNKSMDLTHGNSQKMLRRASLDDLEQSTCELAPQLEHRIIMIQNEEHHRQLLFKKETHIMNSTITEAEDDYKKVGQLDCRAAGSDVERKI, from the exons ATGCTGCAGAGCAGCAACCCGAACTTCCGGTCTCTGGACTTGTCCCTGGGCACGCCCACTTCCCTAACACCCACCTCGACCGACGCTCCCGTGACTACGGCTAGTGCCACCGCTTCCCTAAGCGGATCCACGCTGCAATTCGGTCCGGACGAAGTCGAGGACTCCAAGGGCAGTCAGTCTCTGACCCCACTGGACGCCCGTGAACTCCTGACCCGGCCAACGCGAGCATACGCCTCCGTGAGCCAGCCACAGAGTCCGCGGCATCGCGGTTCCGGTTCTGGTTCCCTCTCCGGTATCGGTTTGCGAGGCGCCACACACGGCCTGACCGGACGCTCCACATCGATATCCTCGCAGCTGGAGAAGACCAAGAAGCTGCTGAAAATGACCGAGGGCGAGGACAAGCCGCTGACCATTCTGCACTATAACGATGTCTACAACATTGAGTCCATGGCGGAGACGGAGCCCGTGGGCGGAGCGGCAAGGTTCGCCACCGCCATCAAGAGCTACGCCCACCTGAATCCCCTGGTGCTCTTCAGCGGGGACGCCTTCTCGCCCAGCATGT TGAGCACCTTCACCCAAGGCGAACAGATGATCCCAGTCCTTAACTCGGTGGGCACACACTGCGCCGTCTTTGGTAACCACGACTTTG ATCATGGCCTGGATGTTCTCGTTAAACTCATCAAACAGACAGAGTTCCCCTGGCTCATGTCCAACGTGGTGGACAACGAAACTGGCCGTCCTCTCGGTGGCGGCAAAATCTCCCACTTCATTCTCCACAACCAGATCTCCATCGGCCTGATCGGACTGGTGGAGCGGGAGTGGCTGGAAACTTTGCCCACCATCGACCCCAACGAGGTGACCTACATCGACTACGTGGAAGCGGGCAATCGGCTGGCCCGAGAGCTAAGGAACGAGGGCTGCGACCTGATCATAGCCCTGACCCACATGCGCACTCCCAACGACATAAATCTGGCCAAGAAGTGCATCGGCATCGACATCATCCTTGGAGGGCACGACCATGTCCGGGAGGTTACCGAGATCAATGGTAAGATGATCGTTAAGTCGGGCACGGACTTCCAACAGTTCTCTGTGATCACCATGGAAAGGGACCCCGCCAACCGGGAGAAGTTCACCACGGATGTCAAGTGCGTGGATGTGACGGCCAAAATCCCCGAAGATCCGGAGCTCAAACAGGAGCTATCCAAATATGCCA AGTTCATCGAAAGTAAGCTGTCGGACGTGATGGGGGTCTTCAGCGTGGAGCTGGACGGACGCTTCTCGCGGGTTCGCACCCAGGAAACGAATCTGGGCAACTGGGTGTGCGACGTGGTGCTGGCTGCTGTTGGCGCCGATGTGGTCATCCTGAATGGCGGTACCTTCCGATCGGATCGCGTTCATCCAGTGGGCGCTTTCACCATGGGCGATCTGGTCAATGTTATTCCCATGCGGGATCCGTTGATCCTGCTTGAGGTGAGCGGCCGAGTCCTGTGGCAGGCGCTGGAGAATGGCGTCTCGGCATATCCCAAACTGGAGGGCCGCTTCCCCCAGGTGGCTGGCATCAGCTTCGCATTCAATCCGCAGGCGGAGCCCGGAAAGCGCATAGATCCGCAGCTGATCCAGGTGGGCGACGAGTACCTCAACCTGGACCAGACCTACAAGTTGTGCGTGAAGAGCTACATCTTCATGGGCTGCGATGGCTACACCATGTTCAAGGATGCCACAGTGCTG ATGGATGACGATGCCTGTCCTGAACTGGGCATCACCCTGCAGAACCACTTCAAGGCCATTAACTCCCGGAAGTGCGGCCAGAACACCAAGCATCGTCAGTCCTTGGTGACCCTGTCCAGGAGGCACAGTCTGGTGCAGTGCCTGGACAGTATGGACCTGGATGGACCGTCGCCCATACGCAAGCTGTCGGTGGGTCATCACAACAAGTCCATGGATCTGACGCATGGCAACTCCCAGAAG ATGCTTCGTCGAGCCTCCCTGGACGACCTGGAGCAGTCCACCTGCGAGTTGGCGCCCCAACTGGAGCACCGCATCATAATGATCCAAAACGAAGAG CATCATCGCCAGTTGCTGTTCAAGAAGGAGACGCACATCATGAACTCCACGATCACCGAGGCGGAGGACGA TTACAAGAAAGTAGGACAACTTGATTGTAGGGCGGCAGGGTCCGATGTGGAGAGGAAGATCTGA
- the LOC6493960 gene encoding ARF GTPase-activating protein Git: protein MCFASSIIEAHKKLFIAPPEHSNQNATTLPTQSTRGSKMSRGKSRLQTEVCGDCGASDPSWASINRGILLCADCCSVHRSLGRHISIVKSLRQGNWEPSVLNFVNSLNAHGANSVWEHHLLDGSSNSSGGKHLPRWRKPSPKDALHPTKSDFIKAKHVNLSFVLKPSLQDDDDATITGNLEQELSRQLHASVRTSNLETSLRLVVQGADPNYYHEDKLSTPLHMAAKFGQASQIEMLLIYGADVNALDGNGMTPLELARANNHNTIAERLLDAMFDVTDRIIMFLGGKKPDHASGRHLTIPDASGADISEQLKIARGKLQLVPNKMFEELVMDLYDEVDRRECEAIWSTSTLNADHATVPFLPANPFLSATRNQGRQKLARFNRAEFAGLLTDVLVDAMRRQNMANLRPLDAPLAGGNQLPSLQSLPYANNSLFEQGGHDPNLSDDEPIYDPVASDDDYAPVPPMAQQAIVHTPPRSANSQNEMETLRKQLSSAQSEINQLKNVVQKLSSENSQLKSKFSSASNNSVYDEPLRIDLSLSSPETEHEPLSLPEGGTTNMESGSSNGSSNQSTIKRPASMYERRLAPTVAKGQTDVRNTTSMYQMAGDGKPFGEEVKVRSDLVTRCLKELIRAMQPVPEDQKQSIAPHGELIRSAVTDLIALYANLPPNASETTRETLKQLTRQNIMIQHECESLQKAIEADDKQAIQNNTLEVRDCAFHIASAIKTLVLQFY from the exons ATGTGTTTCGCCAGCAGCATAATCGAAGCGCATAAGAAGTTATTTATAGCGCCGCCGGAGCATTCAAACCAGAACGCGACGACCCTGCCCACGCAATCGACTCGCGGGAGCAAGATGTCGAGGGGCAAGTCGCGACTCCAGACGGAGGTGTGCGGGGATTGCGGGGCCAGTGATCCCTCTTGGGCCAGCATCAACCGAGGCATCCTACTCTGCGCCGACTGCTGCTCCGTTCACCGCAGCCTGGGACGGCACATCTCCATAGTGAAGTCCCTGCGCCAGGGTAACTGGGAGCCGTCGGTGTTGAATTTCGTGAACTCGCTGAACGCCCACGGCGCGAATAGTGTGTGGGAACACCATCTTCTGGACGGCAGCTCCAACTCGTCTGGAGGCAAGCACCTGCCCCGCTGGCGCAAGCCCTCGCCTAAGGATGCACTGCACCCAACCAAGTCGGACTTCATCAAGGCCAAGCACGTCAACCTATCGTTCGTCTTGAAACCCAGTCTTCAGGACGACGACGATGCCACCATTACTGGCAATCTGGAGCAGGAACTGAGCAGGCAGCTCCATGCCAGTGTGCGTACCAGCAATCTGGAGACATCGTTGCGCCTCGTGGTGCAGGGCGCCGATCCCAACTACTACCATGAGGACAAGCTGTCGACGCCACTGCACATGGCCGCCAAGTTTGGCCAGGCCTCGCAGATCGAGATGCTGCTGATCTATGGCGCCGATGTGAACGCCTTGGATGGCAATGGCATGACTCCCTTGGAGCTGGCCAGGGCCAACAATCACAACACCATAGCGGAGCGGCTGCTGGATGCCATGTTTGATGTCACGGACAGAATCATCATGTTCTTGGGCGGCAAGAAGCCAGACCATGCA agTGGCCGCCACTTGACCATACCAGATGCCAGTGGAGCCGACATCAGTGAACAGCTGAAAATAGCTCGAGGAAAGCTGCAACTTGTTCCAAACAAGATGTTCGAGGAGCTGGTCATGGATCTGTACGACGAAGTGGATCGACGAGAGTGCGAAGCCA TCTGGTCCACCAGCACCTTGAATGCTGATCATGCAACTGTGCCGTTTCTTCCGGCTAACCCCTTTTTAAGCGCTACGCGCAATCAG GGCCGCCAGAAACTGGCACGCTTCAATCGCGCCGAGTTCGCCGGTCTGCTGACCGACGTGCTTGTGGATGCCATGCGGCGCCAGAACATGGCCAACCTGCGCCCACTGGACGCCCCTCTGGCTGGCGGCAATCAATTGCCTTCTCTTCAATCGCTCCCGTACGCAAACAATTCGCTGTTCGAGCAGGGGGGCCACGATCCGAATCTGTCGGACGATGAACCCATCTACGATCCGGTGGCCAGCGACGACGACTATGCCCCGGTGCCGCCAATGGCCCAGCAG GCTATTGTTCACACACCACCTCGCAGTGCCAACTCGCAGAACGAAATGGAAACACTGCGCAAGCAACTCAGCTCAGCTCAGTCCGAGATTAATCAACTGAAGAACGTGGTCCAGAAGCTGTCCAGCGAGAACTCCCAGCTCAAGTCTAAGTTCTCCAGCGCCTCCAACAACAGCGTCTACGACGAGCCACT TCGCATTGATCTGAGCTTGAGCAGTCCGGAAACTGAGCACGAGCCCCTCTCGCTACCCGAAGGTGGCACTACCAACATGGAGAGCGGCTCATCCAATGGCTCATCCAACCAGTCGACCATCAAACGGCCAGCCAGCATGTACGAACGCAGGCTGGCCCCAACAGTGGCCAAGGGCCAGACTGATGTGCGGAACACCACGAGCATGTACCAAATGGCAGGGGATGGAAAGCCCTTCGGGGAGGAGGTGAAGGTGCGCTCCGACTTGGTCACTCGCTGTCTGAAGGAACTCATAAGGGCCATGCAGCCTGTGCCAGAGGACCAGAAGCAATCCATTGCTCCACATGGCGAACTTATACGCAGTGCCGTTACTGACTTAATTGCTCTCTATGCTAATTTG cCCCCCAATGCTAGCGAGACCACCCGAGAAACCCTGAAGCAGCTCACCCGACAGAACATAATGATCCAGCACGAGTGCGAGAGTTTGCAGAAGGCCATCGAGGCGGACGACAAGCAGGCCATCCAGAACAACACCCTGGAGGTGCGCGACTGCGCCTTCCACATTGCCAGTGCCATAAAGACCTTGGTGTTGCAGTTCTACTGA